One bacterium genomic window, CAGGGACTGCTCGCCAAAGGCCAGACTGTCCGCGTCCTGACCCGCTCCGAAGAGAAATCCAAAGCCCTCCCGTCGGGCGCAACCGGCGTGGTCGGCGATCTGACCAACCCGCTTACCTATGATGCCATCTTCAAAGGCTCCGACTCCCTTTTCCTGTTGACCGCCAACTCGATCACCGAGACGTTTGAGGCGCTCTCAGCTCTGCATGAAGCAAAGAAGCTGAAATACAAAAAGATCGTTTACCTTTCTGTGCATTTCCCCGACTGGGGACGCCATGTTGCCCATTTCGGCGCCAAAGAGAATATCGAGCATGCGATCAAAGAATCCGGCATTCCGTACACGATCCTCCAGCCGAACAATTTCTATCAGAACGATTACTGGTTTAAGGACCCGATCCTTCAGTATGGCGTTTATCCTCAGCCGATCGGCGATGCAGGCATTTCGCGTGTCGATATCCGCGATATCGGCGATGCCGCCGTCAACGCCATGATCACCGACAACCACACCAACAAGACATATGCCCTGGTCGGCCCCGAAGCGGTCACCGGCAAGTCAACCGCCGAGGTTTACTCCCGTTTGCTTGGGAAAGAGATCAAGTATGGCGGCCATGATATGGATGCCTGGTATGAGCAGTGGAAACAGTGGATCCCGGTCTGGATGGCGTACGAATTCCGCATTATGTACGAACTCTTCCAGACGCGCGGCCTGAAAGCGACCCCGGCGCAGTTGAAAGAGACCGAGACGGTGCTCGGCCACGCTCCTCGCCGCTTCGAAGACTTCGCGAAAGAAATGATGGGCAAGTAAGTATAGTGGCTTGCTTAAGCTGAAATTCGTCATCGCGAGGCCCGCTCGTCAATTAGTCACGGGCCAGGCGAGGGGTCAGGAATGACTTTGGACTTCTGTTGGTTGAGCGGCTAACCTTGAATTTGACGGCAGACCTCGATTTGAACGGCAGACCTCCTGGTCTGCCGTTTTCATTCGAGCCATGGGGATGCCAGCTCGGAATGATCATGTTGTTGGGTTTGAGCGGGATGTATTTTCCGGAGAATGATTTGAATTGAGGCAGAGGACATCAGTCGGAGCATCGCCTCTATATAATGGGGCGCACTAAGTACTGACAAACGTAATACGTTTTAAGGGGAGAGATGAGAACTGGGCTGCCTGTGCGCTCAGCCCGATTCTCCACCTACACACCACCCACTTTCTTCTTGCCAATCCGGACTATTTTTGTCTACTTTATCGCAGGTGGGGTAGTCCCAGGGCTCACAAAGTAATCGTCACACGCGACGTGTCATCGGCGTTCCAAAGGGAGAGTCGTATGAAAAAGATGATGGCTACTGTTCTGGTGGTAGTATTCGCCGCGTCATTTCTGGTTGGCGCGTTGATCACGGAGACGAAAGCCGCTCCCCCCTGCCGGATCGTCTGCAATGGCCTCGATGGCTACCGATGCTGCAAAGTAAAGGGGCGTTGACTCCTACGGCACGATCATCGATCGACTTAACGTCAAGCCGATCTGATTCCGCGGACTTCGCAGTTTGTTGCTTGAATGCAAGATTCTTGGAATCGACAGGATATCAAGTGAGACCCGAGCCCCACGATCCCCCACCCCGCCGGGCTCACGAAAATGCAAAGAATACGTCCCATTTGCGAGCGGAGCCCCACAACCGAAACTATACCCCACCATTAGCCGCCCGTCCGCGGTGGCGATTCAATCAATCCGGTCAGCGACGCTTTGTCGAGCGAATTGAACCGGATGACCGGAGGCTTTATTGTTTTTCTCCGATAGTAATTGACTGTAGCTGGTCCGCAATTCGATAGCCAGTAGTTTTTTGCCGGTCTCTATCTCAATGCCAATTCCCAGTGCTATCGTGAAGTCGGGATTGTTGAGATTGGCGATCTCACGTTGCGATTGCCCGCCCATGCCTCCAGTTCCGCCTGACCTCCTTTGACGG contains:
- a CDS encoding NmrA family NAD(P)-binding protein — translated: MNHLVLGGTGTVGSAVVQGLLAKGQTVRVLTRSEEKSKALPSGATGVVGDLTNPLTYDAIFKGSDSLFLLTANSITETFEALSALHEAKKLKYKKIVYLSVHFPDWGRHVAHFGAKENIEHAIKESGIPYTILQPNNFYQNDYWFKDPILQYGVYPQPIGDAGISRVDIRDIGDAAVNAMITDNHTNKTYALVGPEAVTGKSTAEVYSRLLGKEIKYGGHDMDAWYEQWKQWIPVWMAYEFRIMYELFQTRGLKATPAQLKETETVLGHAPRRFEDFAKEMMGK